From the genome of Marasmius oreades isolate 03SP1 chromosome 1, whole genome shotgun sequence:
TACCTGAAGCAACAATTCAAACTGACGTTGTGAGCGATAATGTGCCCCGCTCACAACCTCCCGGGTGGGCATCTCCCAGGAAGCCGATTCGGAAGCCGATTCTTCCTCGTGACAGATTTGAAGGGGTGGATTCGGATGACGAGactgatgaggatgatgaaccagaggaagaggacgaagaagacaaCCCCCAGGTGATTGGCGAGGTTGAAGTCGACATGggtgaagaggaggacgaaTTCTTGGAATTCTCAAGACAAGCTCTCGGTATCAGTGACGATCAATGGAACAGCATATTGCAGGATCGAAGAGATCGAGGTGGTGAGTTCAAATTTGTTGGTGTCTAATGCAGAAACCCACGGCTTCTTCCCCATTCCAGCGTATGTCCCAAAATCTACATCAAAAAAAACACAGACTACAGAGGTACCCTCTTCATTCAAAGAGGGTGGGAAGGACAAGATTGAATCCAATCCCTCAACTCAACTCAACCCGAATCTAGATTCTTTTGAAGCCCTCATGAAAGCCATGGACGCTGAATTACGCCGTTCAACTAATGGCTTCGATAAAGAGGATGAATACAAATTCGATAAAGGGAAGAGCAAGGCTTCGGTCGCcaacgatgacgacgatatAGAAGCAATGATGGCTGAGGAACTCAAATCTGCGTTGGAACGTGAcaacgaggatgaggatagCGAAATGGGAAATGCGGCCGTCGACTATAGCCTGATTAAAAATTTCTTGGAGAGCTTCAAAAGCCAAGCAGGTTTGTCTGGGCCAGTCAGTACTCTCGCTGGCCGCCTGCAGCCAGATTGGAAGCTCCCTAGAGATGATACATAGGGTGAATGACGTATTCTTGTAACCTAGAGATGTTAGCTAAGTAGTTGTGAAGTAGTTGTGCCGTCTCGAGTGGCGGTGTGCGAATTGACTGAACACTTACCCCATGCACATCTACGACTTGGATTCGGTCTGAACCTTTAATAATCATGATACACGGTGTCCTCATATGTGAGTCCTTATCAAGTAGATGACCTTGATTACGAGTTAAATTGGACTCTGATAGTCAACACTACCGGCGTTCCACGACTTACAAAGTTCTATACACCAGTTCAccaatcaatccaaacacttACCCAAAAACTGTTCTCTCTGGTTTGTTCTCGACCGGTCGGACTGTGCAACTTCTTGGACGCACCCGAGCTCGATGCTTTTCTGGGTCCGAAGAACGAGGAAGGAGACCGGTGGAGAGTTGTCTACCGCAGTTATGCTACACTATATTTCGTTTTTGTGGTGGATGGTGCTGAAAGTGAGCTCGGGGTTCTAGATCTGATCCAAGTGCGCAATGTTTTTCTTTTACTTTTATTTGAACTTACCGCTTCTGATACCTTCAATGTCCACTCTCAGGTTTTTGTGGAAACTCTGGATCGGTCGTTTGAGAACGTGTGTGAATTAGACCTAGTCTTCCACTTCGACGAGGTAGTCGCATCTTCGACAAATATCCTATTATTCACTTAGCCTCTCGCCACATGCAGGTTCACCATATCCTTTCTGAGATAGTGCAAGGTGGTCTGGTACTTGAGACCAATATTGATGAAATAGATGAATCGGGTATGTCCTTCGCCTCTTTCGAAAGTGATCTAGCATTCATTAATCATATCAAAGTACAAAATATGGCAAGGTTACGAAAAGAATCGTTCGCATCTGCGTATCCACTCTCCCTTGGCGGCGGGCTATCTCCTAGGAATGGGCCCCTCAAGACCCCGCTTGGATGGCTAACCGGAAAATTTACGGGAGTTGGCACGAGATGAACGAGAAATCCTCTCACTCGCACGCCCCGCTACAAACGGTTTAGCATGCAGACATTACATCAAGGTTCTCCCATTGTTTGAAGCTGAGAACCGGTCCCCGGTATCGCGCTAAGAATGTGAACCATGAGACGTCAGGGAAGGCAACGAATGTTATATGTATAGGATAACTCTCATGTTGGGTTTTCTGGTAGATTCGCAATCATGGTCCCTGTTATTCGTCGTCATTTACATAATTGACTTATCACAATACACGAAATTGACCAAAAATTGACTCACgttttcgtttttttttccccccTCCTGGGGGCCCTTTCACCGTCGGCTCTTGAATGACCGGCTTCGGCGTCGCTCCTCGGGAAATCGCAGAGGCCGGCGCTGGTGTCGCGGAAGACCTGCTGGTTACTAACGCAGAAGGCTCAGGCAGTACTGTTTCCGCGCTGCGGGCCAACGCATTGGATGATAGTGTTCCCTTTGAATGTGCCGCAGTGGCCCGCATGGCATTCATGAGAAGCATGTTATTTTGATGCCTTTTGGATGGAACCGAGGTGTTGGTAGCTTTGGAATTAGAGGTCGAAGCCATCTCTTGATCATCCACAACGTTGCTGTCGTCTTGCTTTTTGTTCTCGTCACTAGACAAAGAAGGGTCCACAATTGGCCAGACAAAACCTGTCCGTGGGGTATAATCTGGTCGATGTCTTCGCAACGTTTCCAGCGAATGTTCGATGGAGTGAAGGGAGGTAAGCTGATGTTTGATTCAGTAACGAAGGCAGAAAACCAGATTAATAGACATACCAAACGGTTTGAAAGAATAGTATAAATATCAGGCGATTGGTATATCCGGTCGTTCATGATAAAATAGGCAGCGAGCGGTTTCACTATTAAGTTATAATAAACCGGTTGGTTAAAGTCTTTTCCCCCTATAGGATGGTGCTGACCTTCTTCAGAAGAAAGCCGTTCAC
Proteins encoded in this window:
- a CDS encoding uncharacterized protein (BUSCO:EOG09264S40) — protein: MMDISDLHPPDDYSHRFFIWHEWIKANGPLTAENVFEYFATSMFYDKQSNNQVLRMQTIHTGVPLVNEAEELKRFTGVEFAVVHSQPPSLFIIHKRERLSSEEVKPLAAYFIMNDRIYQSPDIYTILSNRLLTSLHSIEHSLETLRRHRPDYTPRTGFVWPIVDPSLSSDENKKQDDSNVVDDQEMASTSNSKATNTSVPSKRHQNNMLLMNAMRATAAHSKGTLSSNALARSAETVLPEPSALVTSRSSATPAPASAISRGATPKPVIQEPTVKGPPGGGKKKRKRTMIANLPENPT
- a CDS encoding uncharacterized protein (BUSCO:EOG09265FGA), whose translation is MIHGVLIFNTTGVPRLTKFYTPVHQSIQTLTQKLFSLVCSRPVGLCNFLDAPELDAFLGPKNEEGDRWRVVYRSYATLYFVFVVDGAESELGVLDLIQVFVETLDRSFENVCELDLVFHFDEVHHILSEIVQGGLVLETNIDEIDESVQNMARLRKESFASAYPLSLGGGLSPRNGPLKTPLGWLTGKFTGVGTR